One genomic region from Longimicrobium sp. encodes:
- a CDS encoding IS701 family transposase — translation LRLERNRIATGMSWVEAKVSITRNAVRTYLAQPSFTLGATA, via the coding sequence TCCTGCGGCTCGAAAGGAACCGCATCGCCACCGGAATGAGCTGGGTCGAAGCAAAGGTGAGTATCACGCGCAACGCCGTGCGTACCTATCTCGCCCAGCCCAGCTTCACTTTGGGGGCAACTGCGTAA